Part of the Halorhabdus utahensis DSM 12940 genome, TTGACGAACGGGATCACCGAGGTCGACGATGCAAAGCAGATGGCGCGGTTCTTCCGCGGTGTTGATGACTGGCCGCTGTCGAGCGAAGACGCTGTCACACTCGGTGTGGACACCAACCGGGGGGAACTCGCGGACGGGTGGTGTCAGGAGTTCCTCGACGACTACGAGAACACGCAATCGCTCCGCGGTGAGGACTTGCTCGCTCAGACCGTCCAGCGCGGGGGCAAATACCGCGGGACGCCACGGGAGTCCATCGCGGCGCTGCTGATCACGCTCGCCACGGCCAACGAGATCGCTCTCCGCCGCGACGACGAGTACATCACCGAGCCCGAGGAGATCGGACGGGCGGTCAGGAACAAGACGAATCTGACCGGTCTACAGATTCGATTCGAGTCGCTGGACGGCATCGATCCCGACCAGATTCGGGAGACAGTCCGGACGCTCATGAGCGAATCACCGGAGGGTAGCGACCCGGATGCGTGGCTCTCGGAGCTGGCTGAGTGGGTCGACGAGAATAGCGTTCTCGTGAAACGCGTCCTTCGGGGCGTCAGCAGAGAGTTTGGCGAAGGTGCATCACTGGATGAGTTGGAAAACGCCCTCGAACCGGCACTCGGCGGAGAGGCACTCGAGACCGAGGACTTCGCGACCGACGAAGTCGAGCGAGAGGCCGAACGGTTCGCTCGTGCCAGAGGGCTGTTCCGTCCAGATGAGGACGATACGACGCTGTGGGCGCGGTTCAGCGAGCGCACGGCCGAGATGCAGCGGCTCCACCCCGGGGCAGACGTCACCGGCGATATGCAGAGCATCGCCGGCGGTAACGAGGTACCCGACGCTGAGCGTCTGCGGACGCTGATCGATGAGGCAGACGCCCACAGGCAGCGCGTCGTCCGAGAACAGTACGAGCGCATCACCGGTGAGACGCCAGCCGACGAGGAGTCGGAGAGTGTCGTTTCCAGCCTCGCGACGTGGTTGTTCGCTCACGACGGAAGCAGCAAGGAAATCGCCGACCGCGTCTCCGTCGAATTCGGGGGTGTGACGATCGACGACCTGTACGATCTCTTCGAGACGGCGTGGGAAGGTGACTCATTCTCGGAAGAGGAACTCGTCGATCCAGCGGTTGTCCAGCAAGCCGAGCGATACTCGAGGGCGCGGGAGCTCCTCGAATCACCCGAAGGCGAGGTCAGTCTTTGGTCGAAGCTCCAAGACGCGTCGAGGCGACTTGAAGAGGAGTATCCGAACCACCCAGTCACAAGCGACGTGGAGGAGACGCTATCTCGGTCACAGCCGCCGAGCGTGGATGAAGTGGAACGGCTTCTTGATAAGGCAGAGAGCCCATTCGAAGTCGACGAACGGCTGGCAGAGCTCGCCGACGAACTGCAGACCGAGTACCCAAATCACGAAGTTACCGCAACAGTCGTTAACGCCGTTGAAGGACCCAGCCAGCCGAGCGACGAGCGCGTGGGCGAATTGATTGAAGAGGCTGAACAGCTGCTTGAAGGTGTGGATGAGCAGTTGCGGCGGATTAGAGAAACGATGAACGAACTTGACGATGGGTCCGTTGTGGTGGTCGAGTCTCTCGATTGATATCCGTTATTCCCGGTAACTCACCTGTGGACGTCAGTCACAATGTGGTTCTCCTGGAATTCAAACTTTCTCTGCCGATCGCAGCTCGTCGGCGACTGTATCCGGTAGGTGTACGTCCCCAATATACGCTGAACAGCCATCGTTGAACGAATCCTCGTCAATACCACACAGTTCGAACGTTTGGATCAGGAATTTCGTTCCCCACATACGTTCGATATCTCTCTTTTCTGCTTCAGCAATCACTCGTCGGTCATTCGAAACGAGAATGGGATCAGTGACCGTTTCAGCGAGTCGGATGAGTGTCCAGTCTGGCTCACCGAGTTCTACTGACTTCGAGTCCAAACGGTCTGTATCCACGCTCTTCGACCTTAGCCAGTCTGGCTTGGTATATTCGTGATGTGGAGTGAACTCACCCTCCCAAATCCGTTCTGTGGTGAGTATATCGTACTCGGCACTCCAGAAGGAGAGATCGTGGAACCAGCTGCCCGACGCAAACGCCGAGAGAACAGAATTATCGAGTATGAGATGCCCGCTATTCATTCATTAGGTCCGGACCAGAATGGAGTTCCTCAACGGTGTCAGGTCCATAATTCGGACGGACATCGTTTTGTTCCAGGAGATTGACGAACTGTTCCTGAGTCATCCTGGCCAACTCAGCGCCACGGCCAACCGAAATGTCTGATTCCTTGTATACTCTCAGTGCGCCACGTCTAATGGCGAGCCTCGCTCTTTCCTCGCTACTCAGTTCCTCAATTGCAGGGTACTCAACGTTGGGGTGCAGCACCTCAGTTAGACCACTTTCGCCGTAGAGTACATCGGTGGCTAACGCGTCACGAGACAGCCGTTTCCCGTTCTGATCTCGTTTGATTTCCCTGTATAGACGGGCATAGGAGGCGATCGCCACTGATCCAAGCTGATACTTCTCCTGCTCGTTTAGTTCGAGTGGTGGAAGGGAATCCTCGCCAGTCGTATCGTCGGACTGTATTCCTGCCTGGATCACCTCCATTACGTCCTGGAGTACGTCCACGACAGCCAAGACGAGGAGAAGTGCGTTTCTATGACGAGGGTCCACTTCCAGGGCTTTCCTGGCAATCTTTGCAGCCCACTGGTTCAATAGCTGTTCAAGGAAGGTGAACAGGATCGCTGAAGCGACGGGGAACTGGACGTCGAACGCATCCAGGCTTCCGAACTCCTCGACAAAATGCTCCTTTAGAACGTCTGCACCGTCTTCGAATCGCTGTTCTGGTGGTAGTTCCAGCAATTCCTCGATAATTCCCTCAATGAACTGCTCTGGATCATCGAACGTAGCTGAGGTAGCTTGCTGTAAGCGCTGGACGAGCATCACCAGTGGCTGGGTTGGATCAACAGATCCGGGGCCCGACCCGCCACTGGAACCAGGAGCATCGTCGCCCAGCATCGATAGTGTACTCTAATCTTGGGGGACACGAATATCTATCGCACCCTTCGTCGTCTGTAGAGCTCCCACTGATGGGCAATCTTCACGAGACAGCCGTGGTTCTGGAAGAGAGGTCGGTTGACTCTCGTTTAGACGGGAATTGGACATAAGGAGTACCAAGCTTGACAAAGAAGAGCGTGTGTATCGCGAAGATGTCGTCACCGAGCGCGAACGCGTCGAGGCGAATGTTCGCTACCAGTTCGAAGAAAGATATTGCACTCATCGATAGGAGTGATGTCAAGGAAGCGCTGTCTCGGTCACAGCCGTCGACCGTGGACGAGGTAGAGCAACTCCTTGAGGAGGCCGAGGATCCATTCAAAGTCGACGAACGGTTGGCGGAAATCGCCGACGAACTGCAGGCCGAGCACTCCGGTCACGAACTGACTACGGAGGTCATCGACGTCGTCGAAGGAAGCAGTCCACCGAGTGACGAGCGCGTAGGGAAGCTGATTGAGGAGGCCGAACAGTTGCTCGCAGGCGTAGACGAGCAATTGAAGCAGATCCGAGAAACGGTGGACGATCTCGAAGATGGCTCCGTTGTGTTAGTCGAGTCTCTCGAGTGACGGAAATGCTACGGTTCACCTCGCAGAATATTAGTAGCCGGCTGTGACTGTCGTCCACTACGAAATAGCCTATACGCCGTCGAAAGCTTCCTCAACGATTGACTTTAGGTCGGAGAATTCATCATCTACCCCTATTTCGTACATTACTTGTGCAATGTCACGGGCATTTTGGACTTTCCCGTCATCGTAGTTGTAGTCCTCCAGAATATCCTCTGCCTCGTCGTAATGTCCTATATTGATGGATTCTGAAACCTCTAACACATCTTCAATCGCATCCGCGTGGAAGTAGTTCTCTATCTCCCTCCTTTCCAGAACCCATCGATCCAAGTCAATTCGGTCTGCTTCATCTACCAACAAGGCTGATTGGTCGCCCAATTCACCACCCTCAGACGTTCGATCACTATCAATGAGAATACCGGAATTTCGGTTAATATGTTTCATGTTTTCTAGTTGATGTCGAAGATTGCCTCCGCCTGCTGGCTGAACTGTAACATTGATACCATCCCAATCATCAAATTCGTGTTGACAGATAACCTCAATAACCGCAGCATCAGAGGCTCCCTCTGTGTACAGAACGTAGTCACTCTGGAGGATGTCGCTGTTTTTAGCGCCGATTGCCTCTATGGCTTCGAATCCATCATCTTTCACGTGCTTGAACTCTGCTTCCCCATCATCGTTCGACGCAACGATGAGACTACCATTCTCGTGAGTATCAATCAGAGATTGTGAGTGAGTCGTGATGATGACCTGATTTCCTTGTGACGCGATTTCTCGGAGTGCTTGATCCATTTCTCTGACCGCACTCGGATGGAGCGAATTTTCAGGTTCTTCGTAAAGCACGTAGTAGCCGTCATCAAGTTCTGAATCAGCATACGACTTCATCATCGATAGAATAAACTGATTCCCCACACCGGAGCCTCGCTCAGAGAGTGGCATCCACTCATCTACGTTGTCGTCTCGAACCTCGATTTTCGGTGAGACAGCTTTAGAAAGGTCAATATCTCCGAGTTCTATTTGAACATCATTTATGTGTGAGTGTTGATCGGAGAGTACCTCATTCAGTGAGGCTTTGATTTCCTCTAGTTCATCCTCAAGTTCGGAACGAATCTTTTGTTTCTGTTCGTTGAGATTGTCACTGCTAAACACGGGGGACATCACTCTGGTCAGCCATGACCCTTGAGTTAGGGATGTTTCGCTTTCGTGGTCGCGTTCGGCAAGGACAGTCACCGTCTCAGATAACTGTTCTTTGATATACTCACGGGAATCTGATTTGCTGAGTTCCTCTTCGTCGATCTGTATAGCGCCCGATTCAATCTCCTCGCCATTGATATACAACCCGTCCGGCGTCCGTCCACTGGAAGACGTATAGCGGGCCGTTATCGAAAGATTATCACCGTCGAGATAGTCGTCTGTCAACATTTCCTTCAGAGTGTCGGAGATCTCTTCGAATTCGCAACAAAGTATAATCGTATTGCTCTCATCGAGCATATGGAAGTCTGATTTGTCCGGCGTGTCGAACTTCAGAAGAAGGTCTATGGCCTCCAACACCGATGACTTCCCGACATCGTTCTTCCCGATTATGATGTTGTACTCTCCAAATTCGAGGGTCTGCTCTTTGATTGCTTTGTAGTTCCGAACGGAAAAAGACGAAATTCTCATCGACATACTTGCGCCGAGTGGTGTCAGGGATGTAAATCTATGTGAGAGGTCTAGTTAGTTGTCAGCCTGCTTCTCCCTCCCGCATCACAGCGAAAGTCGTGTGGCATCTATTCGATGGACAACATTCAAGACACTTCCGCGGGTCTGAACCAAACATCGGCTGACTCTCATATGGAAGGGGATTCTACGACTCCACGAAAGGCCCAACTCGACAAGGAGGAACGCGAACATCTCGAAGATGTCGTCACCGAGATGCGCGAACGCGTTGAGGCGAACGTTCGCTACCAGCTCGAAGAGTACGATCTTGAAGAGCGTCCCAACAAAGATACGTCCCTGAGCGACGAGGAAGAAGGTCTCGTTGAGGCCATCAAACTCGAAGCCGTCGACGGAAACGACTGGGATGACGGCTACGAGCAGTATATCACGGGCGTCGGTTATACCATCGTCAATCGACTCGCTGCCCTTCGCTGTATGGAGGTTCGTGACTTCATCGACGACGAGGTGACGCGATTCCGTGAGGATGGACTCACGCCGGCGGCCGACCGATTAGTCACCGAGGAGTTCATGCTCGAAGAGGAGGCCGTCCTCGAAGCCTATCGAAATGCATGCGACGATCTCGCCGAGGAAATCGAAATTCTCTTCGACCGCTCTACTGCCTATAGTCTGATTGACCCCGATGATGACACTTTTGAAGATCTCTGTGTGATGCTTGACGAGGTTCCCAACGAAGTATGGCGGGCCGATGATGTTCTTGGATGGATTTATGAATACTACAACGTCAAACTCCTTGATGATCTTCGACGAAAGGGAGAACGTCAAGGTCTAGAGCCGGAAGATGTTCCACCCGCTAACCAGTTTTACACCCCACATTGGGTTGTTAGAATGCTCACTGACAATTCACTGGGCAAACTATATTTAGAAGATACAGGGGAACTGCAGAATGTCGTTGATTCTCAGGAATCAATCACTCCTCAAGAGCGCAAAAACCGTCCCCTGTCACCTGAGAAATCAGCAGAGTTAGCTGATTTTTGCACCTATATTGTACCGTCTGAAGAAGGAGGTAAACCCCCTGAATTTGGCGAGCCTGCAGACATTCGCGTAATAGATCCAGCTTGCGGTAGTGGCCACTTTTTGTTATATGCCTTTGATATTCTGGAACGTATTTGGAGGAAGGAAACGAAAGTCGATCATAAAGATATACCTCGTAAGATTTTGAAACATAATCTCTATGGCGTTGACCTTGATATGCGAGCCTGCCAACTCGCTGCCTTCAATCTCTATCTGAAAGGGAGGACACGTACTGAAGCAGAAGGTGGCAGTGACTTTGAAATGCCCAAAGTGAGTATTGTTTGTGCAGATGCGAAGATCGCCGACATAGAGGGGATCGAAGATGTATTTGATGAGGTTATTTCCAATAGTTCGAGTATCAAATCAGCTCTAAGTGAAGACGATGTCGAAGAAGCCTTAAATAATATTGTAAGATCTTTTGAAGACATTCACGGCCTTGGTAGCCTCCTCGATGTTCGAGGAACCCTTGGAGAAATGTTTAGTGACGATAGTGAGGGGCTTCAATTAACTTTCGAGGATGATTTTACAGCTGATTATACTTTAAGCGGTTTTCTACATACACTACAGGAAGCTATTGCAGAACATGATAACAACGAATCGTTCCTTGCACAGGATTTGAGAAGCTTCATTCGGTTAATCGATATACTCGCTCAGGAATATGATGTTGCTCTGATGAATCCCCCCTATGGGTCGCGAAAACGGATGCCCGATGAAGTAACTGAATATGTTGAAGAACATTACAGGTACAACCCCGAATATTATATAAATTTCTTCGAAGTCTGTGATAACATAACAAAAGAAAACGGCCGTATCGGTATGCTTATCCCCCGGTCGTTTATGTTCAAAAAATGGTTTAAACAATTCCGAGAAGACTTTGTTGGTGGAGAGGGGGTTTTTGATTTCCTTGCTGAATTTGGGTTAGGAATTCTTGATAATGCTACTGTCCGTACAGCTGCTACTGTTGTTAGGTCAGGAGTTGAAGGGGATGATACTGGATCATTTATTCGGCTGTATGATGTTGAAAGCGAAAGCAAAGAAGAAGCTTTCTTGGATACAATCTCAAAGTCAGATGATATCAAAAGAAAAAGGTTATATAATGTTCAGCTATCTGAATTTTCGATCGTGCCCGAAACTCCCCTGAGTTATTCTATACCTTCGGAAATCCGGTATCTACACGACACTGATTTGAAAATAGATGCTGAGGTAGCAGAGATCGATGGAAACAGTATCTCTACGATTGCAACAGGCCTCCAGACGGGTAACAACGACCGGTTCCTACGAAAACACTGGGAATCAATCTCTGACGATTTCCGCCCATATGCGAAGGGAGGTGCAGACGCTTGGATTATTCCACCAGCCATCCATACGGTGAACTTCAATGGAGGAGGAAGGGAGATCCGCGCTGCTGGACGTGCCCGATTCCAGAATAGTCAGTTCTATGGCAAAGAAGGGCTAAGCTGGACATACATTAAGGATACAGGGAGGAGATTTGGCTATCTGCCAGAAGGTTATGTATTCGATGTTGCCGGATCAATGGTATTCCCCGAGGAGGATTACTCTCCTTGGAGGTTGATGTCTGTTCTAAATAGTGACCTATATCACTGTCTCTTCCTTTCATTGACTCCAGAAAGACAGTGGAACCAAGGTGATGTTGGCCGAATTCCTTGGATCAGCGACCTAGATGATGAAGAGGAGCTAATAGATATTTCCAAGGAGCAGTATCAGCTAATGATTTCCCAGCGAGTATATGATCCTACTAGTCCTTTCTATATCGGCCCGGCCCTATTACCAGATCAATCAAATGTCGAATTCTTCTATAACCATCCTGTTTTAGATAAAATCGAAGAAATTTCAAAGACCGATTTTAGTGGGTCGAATCCGGCAGTATCGGTTACTGAAGCAGTTCAAAAAGCGCAACAACGGAAAAGTCGAAAGAGTAGTCAGCTTGAACAACTTGCTACCCAAGTAGACGAAATAATCTATGATGAGCTGGAGATACAGGATAAGGTGAGGCAGAAAATCATCTCTGAAATAGCTCTTCGCACAGGAGAGGATCCAGAAAATCGTGAAATCTCTTCAGCTCTGGTGGAATCCGTTGGAGATACTCAACATCAAATAAAGCTTCTACTTCATCATTTTGCAGTTGAATCTATCCAACAGAAAAGCGATGGGATTGTGCCAATTTCTTCTGAAAGAGGTCATCCGAATATCTTTGATGCAGTTAAAGAAAGAATCGAAAACGCATATGAAGGACACGCTGAAGATCGATTAGCGGAAATTGACGACTTACTTGGGAGCAGATCAGCAGACGAGGAGGCATATCCGAACATTCGCCACTGGGTCAGTAATGACCTATTTGAGTTCCATACCGACACGATGGAAAATACACCGATCATCTGGAAAATGACCACTTCTGGTCTGACGTCAGATAGAGAAGAAGATGGATTCGCCTGCTTTATTGATTATAAGCAACTTGATGCAGCCCTATTTGATCGTCTAAGCAATCAGTATCTTGAACCACGAAAAGCAGAACTCAGGGAACAACGTTCTGCTGCAAATCAACGTCAAAATAATGAATCACTTTCCAGTACTGAGCGAGCAGAAGCTACTGAAGAGTTCGAGTTTTGTACGAATGCTCTTGAGCAGATAGCAGTATTTGAAGAAGTGATTCAAGAACTTGCGATGGCCAATACTCGAGACTGGGATCAAAGCAAACAAAATATAGCCTCTAATTTAGAGTCTAAAGTAAAGGATTTCCGTGAAAAGACCGAAAAGCGTCTCCGTCTTCTTGAAAAGTTGGCCCAGAAAGATGACGTAAGCCTAGCTGATATATTTACGAAAACATTCTATCCTACTGCACAGCAGGAGAGAGAAGAGTGGACAGGATCACTAAAGGAACTCGAAGAAGCCTGTAGGGCCTACAGCAGGGACGCGTCAGAGCCTGTTGAAGCACACTATTATGATTATCTCTCATATTTTGATGAGGTAATTGGGTCAACCCACTTTGCAAGCAACGGTATTTTATTTATGACATATTACTTCGAAGATGGCACTAAATATCTGGAAGATGGGACACCGAAAGAGGATTTATCCGAAGAAGGCCAGATCCTTGCGGAACTAGCAGTTGGCCTTGAAGACTATATCAATCTTGCAGAAGAAATTAATGAGGATTGCGAACGGCTTACGAAGTCAATCCCTTCGAATTGGGAAGATCGAGCATTATCTGAGATCTTGACACAGGGTTATCAACCCAAATATAAGCATGGTGTAGAAATAAATATAATACCTCTGTCAGACAAAAATATTGTACCGGATATTGTTGAGGACAAGGTGATTTGAGATGACTATAATCGGGTATCAAAATATCTATCACAATCCTGAACTTATGGACTTACAAAAGATGCTATCCGACTTTTTCCCAACAGACGATCAAGGTATCCCATGACCCAAGGAGAGATCTGTCAGCTTTTGTCAGAACTGAGTGGGAGCGCAACTCAGGAAAAAATAGCTGAGCTAGCCCAAGAAAAATATCCTGATCGCACACTCGCTGCTTATGTTGGGGAATTTCTACACATAATGAAAGAAAAGGGGCTAGTGGAGATCGTCAACGGGTATTGGAAGATTACTGATATGGATTCAGTACCGAAAATTGAACACCGAATCGACGAACTTGATGCCGTTATTAGTGAAGAGACTCTAAGAAATGACTGCGGGATTACTATTTCAAACCTTGTTGGTTCACTTCGATTAGAGAGGGAGCTAGATTTAGGGGCCCTCAATTCAGATCTGGAAAATACAGACTATCATCCGGAGACATATCCAAGTATGATCTATCGTCCCGATATAGATAGCAGTATGAGCGTACTAACTCCTTCGAGTGGGCGATTAGCTATTGTGGGGGCTAAAAACAAAGAAGAGTTATTAAAAGGGGTCGATGATTTTCTCGGAAAATTAGCTATGCTTGGTATTGATGTCGATAAAAATACAAATGATTTACTCGTTCAGAATATTGTCGGTGACTTTGATATAGGACGAGAAATAGATCTTTCAGCCCTGTCTATTGCACTTGGCCTTGAGAATATTGAGTATGAGCCTGAACAGTTTCCGGGAATCATATATCGAGGGGGTGGAAATTCCACGGTTCTTCTCTTTAACTCCGGGAAATGCGTTATCACTGGCTCAAAATCTTATTTGGAGCTTGTTCAGGCCAGAGATGATATAATTAGGATCCTCTCAAAACATGGCCTTGAAACGGATCTTGAAGAGTACAACGTAATCTCTTCGGAGGAGAATGGTTCCGATAGTAGTAAAGAATAACATCGATGCAAGCTACCCAAACTCTCCCTGACGCTGCAAAAGACACAATCCGCCGCAAATTCGACCGCGCAGAGTCGAACGACCCGATCGTTCTCTGGTGGGACGACGGTAACTACCTCGAAGACATCCTCCAGCAGGCCTGTGCCGAACTCGGCGTCCCGCTGAAGACTGCCGAAAAAACACCGCTGGAACTCCGTGCTGACCCAGTCGACGGTGAGCAGGTCTGGTACGTTCCACACGTCAAAGAGCCAGCCGACAGAGAAGGTGACTACGACTGGTTTCGGGACGTCCAGCACACGGGGAGCGAGGTGGAGATGAGCATCGAGGATCTCACCGTCCACGTCTTCGGGAGCGAACAGCTCCAAGCGTGGGAACTGAAGAACGCCACCCAATCCGACAACCCTCAGCAGCGCCGGGAGATCGCGCGAATCCTCCACGACCAACTCACCGGCGGCCAGCTCCCGACGCTCGAACAACTCCGTACCCAGATCGTCACCGGGGGCTATACCGATCCGGTGGCGTTCGTGCTGGAGAACGGCTGGGCAGATATCGACGACGATCCCCAGACCGTCGACCAGATGAAGGACTTGCTGACCAGCGAGGGCGTCGACGCGGTCGCCGACGAGAGCGAGCCTACGACCATCGAAACCCAGACGCGTCGGTGGGCGGTCGCGGAGTGGTTGATTCACGCTGGCGCCGACGCCGACCGCTTCCCCAGCAAGTTCCGGGCCGAAACCGCCGGCGCTCACGACCTGCCGGAACTCAAGTCACTGCTGAACAACACGACCTCGCCCGATCTGATCGCCGACCGCTACCTCGGGGAGGCGGTGTGGCCCGACGTAGTCGATACCATCGACGATCCGTGGGAACTGTCGAGTTGTATCGTAGACGCTGCACTCGAACGCCGTCTCTGGGATGAGTGGCACGCGTCCTTCGACGTCGGTGACTACGAGGAGTGTCTCGATCGTGCCGAGGAACGGTACGAAGCCCTCCTCGGGAGCGAGGACATCCACGGGAACTACCGAGGCGCATACGGCCCGGATAGCCCGTGGACGCAAACGTGGGAGCAGGCCGCCGAGGTGGCCCGTCTCGCACATCAGCTCGACACGTGGGACGAGAACGTGAACGACGACGTCGTCTCCCTGTACGCGGACGAGGATGACGGTACGTGGCAGATCGACAACGCCATCCTTAATCTCGTCGTCTCCGGCGAACCGGAGACTGACCTTCCCGGCAACCACCCGGCGACCAAAACGCTGGACGACCTCCGCACCCAGCTCCAGTCGGAGTACGTCGACTACCTCGAAGACCTCGGCGACCTCGTCACTGAGACCATCGAGGCTGGCGCTCCATTCGTCGACGAGGATCACGCCTACCAGTTCTTCACCAAGGAATCCGACGGCCTCGAGAGCGGGCAGACGGTCGCGCTGTTCGTCATCGACGCCCTTCGACTCGACCTTGCCCGTCGCCTCGCGGACGAACTCCGCGAGTACGTGGCGACCATCCCGGCCGACGCGCCCGAGTTCGCCGTCGAAGAGAGTGTCTGGCTCGGGACACTACCCTCGGAGACCGAGTTCGGGAAGGCCGCCCTCACGCCCGGTGAAGTCCAGATGTTCGACATCTCGCTCGTCGATGGCGACCTATTGCCGCTCCGCAACAACCGTGAAGTCAACACAAACCGACGCAACTCGCTGCTGGATGGTGACGGCTGGACGGTCACGCGCGAGGAAGACGAGGGCTGGCAGTCGACGCGTGTGGCCTACTTCAAGAATGACCTCGACAATATGGGTGAGAAGGAACTCAGCGATCTCGAAGAGATGCTTGCCCAGCGTGTCGACTCTCTCGCGGAATTCATTGGCACGAAGGTCGAACAGGGCGAGTGGGATCAGGCCTACGTCCTGACCGACCACGGGTTCGTCCTCCTGCCTCACGACGTAACCCCGGGGAAAATCTCACGACCGACGGAGTCGACAGACTCCGGTCGTCGGTGGGTTGCCGGCGAGAACGTCGACGAGGACTCGCCCGGTGTGCTGCTCGACGCCAGCACTCGGTTGGGATATCTCGACGCCAACGTCAGCGCCTTCGCGAGCCCGCTCAGGCGGTTC contains:
- a CDS encoding UPF0175 family protein; translated protein: MLGDDAPGSSGGSGPGSVDPTQPLVMLVQRLQQATSATFDDPEQFIEGIIEELLELPPEQRFEDGADVLKEHFVEEFGSLDAFDVQFPVASAILFTFLEQLLNQWAAKIARKALEVDPRHRNALLLVLAVVDVLQDVMEVIQAGIQSDDTTGEDSLPPLELNEQEKYQLGSVAIASYARLYREIKRDQNGKRLSRDALATDVLYGESGLTEVLHPNVEYPAIEELSSEERARLAIRRGALRVYKESDISVGRGAELARMTQEQFVNLLEQNDVRPNYGPDTVEELHSGPDLMNE
- a CDS encoding ATP-dependent nuclease, with protein sequence MSMRISSFSVRNYKAIKEQTLEFGEYNIIIGKNDVGKSSVLEAIDLLLKFDTPDKSDFHMLDESNTIILCCEFEEISDTLKEMLTDDYLDGDNLSITARYTSSSGRTPDGLYINGEEIESGAIQIDEEELSKSDSREYIKEQLSETVTVLAERDHESETSLTQGSWLTRVMSPVFSSDNLNEQKQKIRSELEDELEEIKASLNEVLSDQHSHINDVQIELGDIDLSKAVSPKIEVRDDNVDEWMPLSERGSGVGNQFILSMMKSYADSELDDGYYVLYEEPENSLHPSAVREMDQALREIASQGNQVIITTHSQSLIDTHENGSLIVASNDDGEAEFKHVKDDGFEAIEAIGAKNSDILQSDYVLYTEGASDAAVIEVICQHEFDDWDGINVTVQPAGGGNLRHQLENMKHINRNSGILIDSDRTSEGGELGDQSALLVDEADRIDLDRWVLERREIENYFHADAIEDVLEVSESINIGHYDEAEDILEDYNYDDGKVQNARDIAQVMYEIGVDDEFSDLKSIVEEAFDGV
- the pglX gene encoding BREX-5 system adenine-specific DNA-methyltransferase PglX, producing the protein MDNIQDTSAGLNQTSADSHMEGDSTTPRKAQLDKEEREHLEDVVTEMRERVEANVRYQLEEYDLEERPNKDTSLSDEEEGLVEAIKLEAVDGNDWDDGYEQYITGVGYTIVNRLAALRCMEVRDFIDDEVTRFREDGLTPAADRLVTEEFMLEEEAVLEAYRNACDDLAEEIEILFDRSTAYSLIDPDDDTFEDLCVMLDEVPNEVWRADDVLGWIYEYYNVKLLDDLRRKGERQGLEPEDVPPANQFYTPHWVVRMLTDNSLGKLYLEDTGELQNVVDSQESITPQERKNRPLSPEKSAELADFCTYIVPSEEGGKPPEFGEPADIRVIDPACGSGHFLLYAFDILERIWRKETKVDHKDIPRKILKHNLYGVDLDMRACQLAAFNLYLKGRTRTEAEGGSDFEMPKVSIVCADAKIADIEGIEDVFDEVISNSSSIKSALSEDDVEEALNNIVRSFEDIHGLGSLLDVRGTLGEMFSDDSEGLQLTFEDDFTADYTLSGFLHTLQEAIAEHDNNESFLAQDLRSFIRLIDILAQEYDVALMNPPYGSRKRMPDEVTEYVEEHYRYNPEYYINFFEVCDNITKENGRIGMLIPRSFMFKKWFKQFREDFVGGEGVFDFLAEFGLGILDNATVRTAATVVRSGVEGDDTGSFIRLYDVESESKEEAFLDTISKSDDIKRKRLYNVQLSEFSIVPETPLSYSIPSEIRYLHDTDLKIDAEVAEIDGNSISTIATGLQTGNNDRFLRKHWESISDDFRPYAKGGADAWIIPPAIHTVNFNGGGREIRAAGRARFQNSQFYGKEGLSWTYIKDTGRRFGYLPEGYVFDVAGSMVFPEEDYSPWRLMSVLNSDLYHCLFLSLTPERQWNQGDVGRIPWISDLDDEEELIDISKEQYQLMISQRVYDPTSPFYIGPALLPDQSNVEFFYNHPVLDKIEEISKTDFSGSNPAVSVTEAVQKAQQRKSRKSSQLEQLATQVDEIIYDELEIQDKVRQKIISEIALRTGEDPENREISSALVESVGDTQHQIKLLLHHFAVESIQQKSDGIVPISSERGHPNIFDAVKERIENAYEGHAEDRLAEIDDLLGSRSADEEAYPNIRHWVSNDLFEFHTDTMENTPIIWKMTTSGLTSDREEDGFACFIDYKQLDAALFDRLSNQYLEPRKAELREQRSAANQRQNNESLSSTERAEATEEFEFCTNALEQIAVFEEVIQELAMANTRDWDQSKQNIASNLESKVKDFREKTEKRLRLLEKLAQKDDVSLADIFTKTFYPTAQQEREEWTGSLKELEEACRAYSRDASEPVEAHYYDYLSYFDEVIGSTHFASNGILFMTYYFEDGTKYLEDGTPKEDLSEEGQILAELAVGLEDYINLAEEINEDCERLTKSIPSNWEDRALSEILTQGYQPKYKHGVEINIIPLSDKNIVPDIVEDKVI
- a CDS encoding TATA-box-binding protein; its protein translation is MTQGEICQLLSELSGSATQEKIAELAQEKYPDRTLAAYVGEFLHIMKEKGLVEIVNGYWKITDMDSVPKIEHRIDELDAVISEETLRNDCGITISNLVGSLRLERELDLGALNSDLENTDYHPETYPSMIYRPDIDSSMSVLTPSSGRLAIVGAKNKEELLKGVDDFLGKLAMLGIDVDKNTNDLLVQNIVGDFDIGREIDLSALSIALGLENIEYEPEQFPGIIYRGGGNSTVLLFNSGKCVITGSKSYLELVQARDDIIRILSKHGLETDLEEYNVISSEENGSDSSKE